GGGCCAATGCCGGCTAACTCGATGATACGAAACCCGTGCAGTGGTCCCATCTGAAAACTCCTTGTTCCGCAGAGGTCCTGCGGCCTTTGTTATTATTTGCAGGACTCTTACTGGCCAGAGCTCGCCACAATCTTCTGATCAAACAGCTTCGCGATCTCACCAGCAGACAAGTTGAGGGTTTCCGCAAGAATCTCCTCAGTGTGCTCACCAAGAGCCGGCGCGGGCCGCACCGGTTCCTGCTCCACTGAAGTAAAACGCAGTGGATTATCAGGCATCAGATATTTACCGATCCCAGGCTGCTCCACCATCTGGAACAGCGGATTATCCACTGAGCAGTCCACATCATTTTCAACCACTTCCCGGACGGTCTGATATTTCCCCCAACAGGCTCCGGCATTGTCCAGCTCTGTTGCTACCTGCTCAAAACGGCGAGCAGCAAACCAGGGACGGAAAATCCCGGTAATACCATCCCGGCCTTCGTAACGATCGCCTTCCTTACGGAAGTCCAGCCCCATACGCTGCTGAAGGGAGGTGATTTCCGCTTCAGTTCCCGTCACTTCCAGCAAAGCCCGCCAGTGGTTCGGGCTGACACCGACTACCATCACCCGCTCACCATCAAGACATTGGAAGTCATGACCGTAGGTGCCGTAAATGTCATTACCAATGGCCTCACGGTCCGTACCATTTATCATGGTTTCAGCGATATAACCGAGATTGCCAAGCGTCGCCAGAGCTACGTCCGCCAGAGCAATACGCACCAGCTGCCCCTGACCTGTGCGGCTACGGTGGCGTTCGGCCGCCAGCAGTCCCAGGGCGATCTGCTGACCGGTAATAACATCCCAGGCCGGCATAGGATTGTTCAGTGGCGGAATTTCTCCGCTCTTTCCCACCCCGGTAAGGGCAGGAAAACCCACTTTGCAGTTGACGGTATAATCAAGCGCGCCGCGACCGTGACGGTCACCAACCAGATTCAGGTAAATCAGATCTTCCCGGTGCTCTTTCAACCGGTCATAGGACAACCAGCCCTTGGCAGGAAAGTTAGTCAGAAACATACCGGCTTCATCACCCGGGGCGGCAATCAGCCGGGTCAGCAACTCCTGACCCTCGGGCCTGCGGAAGTCCACCGCGATGGAGCGCTTGCCCTTATTCAGGCTATGCCAGTAAAGGCTTTTCCTGTCGGCGGTCACCGGCCAGCGGTTGTAGTCGATACCACCACCGATGGGATCAAAACGTATAACGTCCGCGCCCAATTGAGCCAGCGTCATACCACCAGACGGGGCGGCTACGAAAGCGCTGCCTTCAACAATACGAAGCCCTGAAAGAATGTTCTGCATGTTATTCAGTTCCTGACTGTCAGCTGACTTCGGCGTAACCGTTATTGATCACCACGACATCCCGCTCGGTCACACGGCAGCGGAAGGCTACTTCATTGCCGTTGCGCCATATTTCAGTGCGGATAGTTTCTCC
This sequence is a window from Marinobacter sp. ANT_B65. Protein-coding genes within it:
- a CDS encoding CoA transferase: MQNILSGLRIVEGSAFVAAPSGGMTLAQLGADVIRFDPIGGGIDYNRWPVTADRKSLYWHSLNKGKRSIAVDFRRPEGQELLTRLIAAPGDEAGMFLTNFPAKGWLSYDRLKEHREDLIYLNLVGDRHGRGALDYTVNCKVGFPALTGVGKSGEIPPLNNPMPAWDVITGQQIALGLLAAERHRSRTGQGQLVRIALADVALATLGNLGYIAETMINGTDREAIGNDIYGTYGHDFQCLDGERVMVVGVSPNHWRALLEVTGTEAEITSLQQRMGLDFRKEGDRYEGRDGITGIFRPWFAARRFEQVATELDNAGACWGKYQTVREVVENDVDCSVDNPLFQMVEQPGIGKYLMPDNPLRFTSVEQEPVRPAPALGEHTEEILAETLNLSAGEIAKLFDQKIVASSGQ